The Bernardetia sp. ABR2-2B DNA window AAGGCTTCATGTAGGCTTAAAATATGTTCCCCTACTTTTTCATCAGCAATTATATGTTCTACTTTCTGAATATCTACATCAATATCTTTTCCACCTCGTTTTTCGGCCGTTTTCATCTTGGCATAATTTACCAAAATATGGCGCATTGCCTTAGCAGCTACAGCAAAAAAATGCCCTCTGCTTGAGTAATCACTCCCATGTTTGTTCTCTTGGTCAGATAATTTTATATAAGCTTCATGTACGAGTGCTGTCGTATTGAGTGTATAATTTGATTGCCAACGTACTCTCAGACTATGTGCAACTTTTACAAGCTCGTCATAGACAAGAGGAAAAAGCTTTTCCATAGCTTGTGTATCGCCAGATTGTGCAGCCGAAAGAAGTCTCGTTATGGGAGGAATATTTTCCATAATTCTAAATGATACTGTTTTTTGTGTAA harbors:
- a CDS encoding sigma-70 family RNA polymerase sigma factor, which gives rise to MENIPPITRLLSAAQSGDTQAMEKLFPLVYDELVKVAHSLRVRWQSNYTLNTTALVHEAYIKLSDQENKHGSDYSSRGHFFAVAAKAMRHILVNYAKMKTAEKRGGKDIDVDIQKVEHIIADEKVGEHILSLHEALITLENLNERQGKVVECRFFAGLSIEETADALQISSATVKRDWNVAKAYLYNQLKNDVA